GGCGCAGCAGGCCCGCGTGCAGTGGGAGCAGTTGCGCGGGCAGGCCCGGGGCTACGGCGGCAGCGGCTGGAACCGGCGGTAGGCGCTCAGCGCAGGGCCTCCAGCTCCTCCAGGTGCGTGAGCACCTCGCGGGGATGCTGGGCGTCCTGCAGCCGGGTGGCGAGGCCGTGGCTGGCCAGGCGCGCCACGTGGGCCAGGCGCATGAGCCGGGCCCGGCCCCGGTCTCCGCCCACCAGGACGATGAGCAGGCGCAGCGGCTGTCCGTCGGGTGTGTCGTGGCGCAGCGGCTTGCCCAGCGTCACCAGGGCGGCCATCGGCGTCAGCCCCTCGATGATGGCGTGGGGAACCGCCACGCCATTGCCCACCGCGGAGGAGGCCTCGGCCTCGCGCCGCGCCAGCTCCTCGGCGAGCCGGGCCGCTGGCACCCCCGGGGTGGCGCCGCAGATGCGTCCGATGGCCATGTCTCGCGCATCCTCCATGGCCGCGCAGGACAGCTTGAGGATGACGCGCTCGGGGGTGAGCAGCGGCGCCAGGGCCGGCGCGGACTCCTCGCGGGAGGCGCCCCGCGCCGGGAACTCCTCATCCAGGAAGTCGCGCACCCGCGCCAGCTGGCTGCTGGAGAGCCGCCTGCGCGCGATGTCCAGGAAGAGCGTCCCGGCGCCGGGCACCTGCTCCAGGTAGCTGGCCACGAAGGGGTTCACCCGGTGCGCCACGTCCATCAGCAGCGTGGGGGGCACGTCCAGCTCGCGCGCGATGGCCGCGAGCCGCTCGGGCGTGGGGACGGCATCCAGCCCATGCTCCACGCGGCTCAGGTAGGCGCTGGACACGCCGATGCGCCGGGCCAGGTCTCGTAGTGACAGGCCCGCGTCGACGCGCAAGAGCCGGATGGTTGCTCCCAGGTGCATACGCCGCCTCTCAGGCCACCGTGCCGTCGGTGGTCCGCAGGCCCTCCTCCTCCGTCACGGGGACCTGCTCCACGATGGGAGCCGGGCGACGCACCACGAGCAGCGACACGGGGGACTCCTGGATGATGCGCTCGCGGTGCAGGCCCCAGCGCCGGTCCTCCAGGCCCCACTCCTGGCCCGCTCCGACGACGATGAGATCGTAGCCTCGCGCCGCCTCCTCCAGCGCGGCCTCCTCCGGCGTCTCGTGCTGAACGACCTTGAAGGAGACCTGCCGCCCCGCCTCCGGGAACAGCTCCTCCACCTGGGCGCTCGCCCGCTTCTTGTGGTCGGGCGAGGTGACGTGGAGCACCGTCACCTCCGCGTCCGCGTGCTTCAGGAGTCGGCGGGCCAGCGCCAGCGCCGCGCGGTCGTGCGAGCCCCCCATGAAGGGGACCAGCACCCGCCGCACGCTCGACAGCCCCCGGTCGACGAGGACCGCGACGTCGGTCCGGGCCTCCTGCATCACCTCGTGGACGGTGCCGCCGAGCACCGTCTGGCTCAGCAGCGGCTTGTGCCAGCCCAGGAGGATGAGGCTCGCCTGCTTGGCCTCGGCGGTGCGGCAGATGTCCGTGCCCGGGTCGGTCGAGACGAAGGACAGGGGCCGCACCGGGAGGCTCAGCTTGCCGGCGCGCTCCATCAGCGGCGCCAGCGCGGACTCGCTGGGCGGCTGTGCCTCGTGCCGCAGGTGGAAGGAGGCTCGCTCCGACGAGGGGATGAGGTGCAGCGCGTAGAGGTGGGAGGTGTCCCTCTCCACGCCCATGAGGGCGTTGGCGAGCGTCACCATCCCCGGGCCCGTGTTCCCGTGCGAGACGCACATCATCAGGCTGAAGGAGGGGACGGCGGCCACGGGCGCGCCGGCGGCCGGCACCAGCCGATCACGCGCCATCTGCTCGGCGGGGTAGATCCAGCGCAGCAGCGGGGTGGTGAGGAACGTCGTCACCAGCGCCATCACCACCATCATGGTGAAGAGCTTGGGAGAGATGACGCCCAGGTCCAGGCCGATGTTGAGCACGATGAGCTCCATCAGGCCGCGGGTGTTCATCAGGACTCCCACGGCGCCGGCCTCGCGCCAGCGCATGCCCGTCAGCCGCGCGGCCACGGCGCTGCCGCCGAACTTGCCCAGGCAGGCCAGCAGGATGATGGCGCCGCAGATGAGCCAGGAGTCGGCGCTGTTGAGCAGGCCCACCTGGGTGCGCAGGCCGCTGTAGGCGAAGAAGACGGGCAGCAGCAGCACCACGGCCACGTCCTCGAGCTTCTCCGCGAGCGACTCGGCCAGCCCGCCCTCCTTGGGGATGATGGCGCCGAGCATGAAGGCCCCGAACAGGGCGTGGATGCCGATGAACTCGGTGGCCCAGCTGGAGGCCAGCAGCAGCACCAGGGTGGCGGCGACGACGTTCTGGGTGAGCCCCTCACGGCTGGCCACGCGCGCCCCCAGCCTCGCCAGGAAGGGGCGGACGGCGAACAGCATGAAGGCGATGTAGAGCATCGTGAAGAGCGTCGTCCACGCCGCGTGCGTCACGTCCGAGGCCCGGACGATGGACACCACGAAGGCCAGCAGGCACCAGCCCGTCACGTCATCCACCGCCGCGCAGGTGATGGCGATGGCGCCCACCCGGGACTGGAGCAGGCGGCGCTCGGTGAGGATGCGCGCGAGCACCGGGAAGGCGGTGATGCTCATCGCCACGCCCATGAAGAGGACGAACGAGGTGAACGACACCCCGGGCTCGGCGAGGATGCGGTAGAGCCACAGCGCCGCGGCGCCAGCGCCCAGCGCGAACGGCACGACGATGCTCGTGTGGCTGATGGCCACCGAGGCGTGGCCCCGACCCTTGAGCAGCTTCGGGTCCAGCTCCAGGCCGATGAGGAACATGAAGAGGATGAGCCCCACCTGGCTCAGCATCTTCAGGATGCCCATGGAGCTCTGGGGGAAGAGCGTCTCCATGGCCTGCGGAGCCAGCCACCCCAGCAGGGACGGCCCCAGCAGGATGCCCGCGACCACCTCCGCGATGACCAGGGGCTGTCCCAGCCAGCGCGCCCCCTTTCCGATCAGCCGGGAGACGCCAATGATGACGATGAGCTGGACGATGAGCAGCGTGAGCGGGCTTTGCGCGAAACTGTGCATGAGGTCTCCATGGGCCCGGGTGATAAGTAGGTCCTTATCAACCGGATGCGCGATGCGTCAACCCAGGGGACCGGGGCCGTGTCCTCTGTCCGCCTGGCTGGCGAGAGGCCTGGTCCACACGCCGTGAAGCCGTGTCTTGCCGCTCGCGGCGGGAGGGTGCTAGCGAATCGGCCTCCCTATGCGCCTCTCCCACTTGCTGTCCGTGTCCACCGTCTCGCTCCTCCTGCTCGCCGGCTGTGACAAGGGCGGGCAGGGCTCGACGTCCGCAGCGTCCGGCTCCGGCTCCTCGGCCGCCGCGAAGGGCACGCCGGTGGTCACCTTCGAGGGGGGCGCCGTCACCCTGGAGCAGCTGCAGGGCTACATCTCGCAGATGAACCCGGCGGCGCGCACCCGCATCGAGTCGCTGGAGCAGCGCCGCGAGTACGCGCAGGGGCTGGCGCGCTTCGAGCTCTTCGTCACCGAGGCGCGGCGCCGGGGGCTGGAGAATGATCCGGAGGTGCGGGAGGCGATGAAGCGCGCCATGGTGCAGCGGCTGCTCTTCAAGGAGTTCGACGAGAAGGCGCCGCCCATCTCCCAGGAGGAGCTCGCCGCCTACTACGAGTCGCACAAGGCCGAGTTCGTCCAGCCGGCCCGCGCGCGCTACTCGCACCTGCTGGTGCCCGCGCCCAAGGACGGGCCCGAGCGCGCCGCGAAGAAGAAGCTCGCTCAGGCCCTGCACCAGAAGGCCAGCAAGCTCCAGCCGCTGGACTTCGATGCCTTCGATGCGCTGATCGTCGAGGCCTCGGGCAACCCGGCCGCGAAGCCCGCCGAGGCGGACACCCACCTGGTGACGCCCGACGAGCTGAAGGCGCGGCTGGGAGCGCCCGTGGCGACCGCCGCCAGCCAGCTGAAGCAGCCCGGAGAGCTGGCGCCCGTGGTGGAGTCCGAGCTGGGCTTCCACCTGCTCAAGCTCACGGACCTGCGGCCCGAGAAGAACCAGACCCTGGACGCCGTCAGCACCGTGCTGCGCTCGCGCATGGCCCGCGAGCGCAGGGACGCGCGCGTGGCGAAGTTCACCGAGGAGCTCCAGGAGCGGGCGAACTTCAAGACGGATGAGGCGGCGCTCCAGAAGCTCCAGGTGGATCTCCAGGCGCCGCAGGCGGCATCCTCGGGCCCGGTGCCCGGCTTCCTCCCCTCGCCGGCGCCGAGCCGCTGACGGACGCTCGAGCCTTCTGGAACACGGGAGCGCTCCAACCCGTCGTGTCCTTTTCAGGCCCCCCTGGGTTGCGTACAGTGGGTGATCTCCGACGCAGAGCGTCGGGGAGGGGCTGCCCCGCGGCATCCAGGTCGGGCGGTGGCGCTCCGTCTCCCATCCAGAGAGGTCCCACTTTCACTGCTCGCCGAGTGGAGGAGCGTGCCGTGGCTGAAGGTAGATCCGCGGCAGGGTGCCTGGTGCTGCTGCGACAGTTCGTCTCGCTTCAGGCCGAGCTGGTGAAGGCCTGGCTGCGCTTCCACCCCGAGGGGCTGGATCCGTGGGCCTCGCGGCGCCTGCCGCGCCATGGGGAGATCTTCGTCCGGGGCGAGAGCTGGAGCTTCCACCGCCATGGGGTGGGCGTGGACTTCCAGGGGCAGGACTCGCGGCGGATGGTGGATGTGCACCGGGGCGTGGGGACGCCGGAGCTGTTCGACTCCTGGCGCCTGATGCTGTACCTGGAGTCGCTCAACGTGGGCTTCGTCCGGGTGGGAGCCCGGGACTTCCCCACGGATGACGAGCGCTCCGTGGAGCAGTGGCTGGTGGAGCTGGAGAAGCTGGGTCTCGTCGAGCGGGATCGCTCGAGCGAGAAGCTGTGGCGGCTGGCTCCGACGAACTGAGCCCGCTCGGGTTCCGCAAATCCTGCGGCGGGCAGGGGCGCCGTGCAAACCCTGCGTGAGCGCTCGGCCTCACCTCCCTGGCCGGTGGCTGGCATGTCGGTTGCTCCCTTCCCGGGAACCCCGTCACCCAGAGGCGCCATGGGACAGTGGACGCATTGGTCGAAGCTCGTGCCGTGGCTCCTGCCGGCGCTTGTCTTCGCGCAGCCCGCGAAGGAGCAGCCCCTCGCCGCGAAGTTCCAGCAGATCGAGAAGTCGTTCGAGGAGACCTTCAAGTCGCTCGAGCCCCTGAGTCCTCCGGCGGAGCCGCAAGCCGCTAGCGCGCCCTGGTTCCCCGAGAACCCGAAGGCGGCCGGGCCGGGACCGAAGGCTCACTCGACCTATGCATCCACCCAGCCGTCACCGCCCCCCGTCGCGCCTCCGCCGAAATGCAGCGAGGTGTATGACGCCCAGGCGGTTCAACAGGCCTTCTCGGGGGTGAAGGGGGAGCTGGAACAGTCCTTCCCGACACCGGAGCTCCAGGGGATGCGTGCCTATGTCGAGGAGAAGTTCCCCCAGCTTCCGGCGCCCCGGTCCATTCCCTCCTGCTACGGGGACAAGCAGGTCCTCTCCACGCCGGAGGTTCGCGAGGCCCAGGGCAAGCTGGGCAAGGTGCTCGGCGCCTTGAAGGGCATGCCCACCTCCCGCATCACCCTCTCCATCCAGAGCCGCCCGGTCAAGGCCGAGATCCTCCTGAAGCATGGCGCCAGTGGAACCAAGGGCACCTTCAAGGCGGGCATCGCGACGGATCAGTCGATGAGCATCTACCGAGGGCTCTATTTCCTGGAGCTGAAGAGGGCCGGCTACAAGCCCGCCCTCCTCCCGGCGCTCGATCTGGTGACTCCGCAGGCGCAGAGCGTGTCGGTGACCTGCACCATGCAGTCCGCGTCCTCGCAGGAATCCTCTCTCTGTCAGTCCCCGTAGGGGCGCCCATGCGAAGCCATGTCCATATTCCAGCTCCTCCCCGCATCGCGCGGCACTGGCTGAACAAGATGCTGGGGCTGGGCGTGGGCGTTGCCCTCGGCCTGGCTCCGCTGCTGGGAGGCGTGGGGATTCCCGGCTTCAAGGCGCTGCTGTTGCTCTACCCGGAGAGTCTGCGCTACTGGGTGATTCCCCTGGCGTCGCTCCTGATGGGAGGCATGGCGACAGCCGTCCAGTTCTATGGAGAGGAGCACCTGCGCCAGCGGTGGCTCCGGCGGATGTTCTCCCGGCTCGGGCTCGGCTTGCTGGTGGCGCTCCTGGCCTTCGTCTTCCTGTACCAGAAGGCGGTCGTGCTCATCCGGACGGGGGAAGGCCCGGCGGTCTTCGTCCGAGGCATGGGCGCGAGATCGGAGCAGTGCCCCTGCAACGGTACGGACCTCGGGGAGTGCACTCCATGTGGATCGGCGTCGGATGCGGAGTGCTTCAAGGACATCTCCCTGGATCCGGATCGCATCGCGAGCTGCTGGAGTCGCGGCGCCATCGACACCTCGGCGCAGGTGCTGGCGCTGGGCTACCTGGTGTTGATGGGGGGGCTGGGCGCCATGGTGGGGATCCTCGTCCTCCGGGGGCAGCAGGCCTTGCGGCACCGCCAGCGTCTGCTCGCGCGCGGCAAGCACCCGCGTGCTCCGGCGCGAGGCTCGGGGAAGGGGGCTCACCCGCGCAAGCGCAAGCCCGCTCCCCCCAAGCACTCCAAGCCCGCTCCGCGCCATCGCTCCGCTCCGCACCCACCGAAGCGCAAGCGTCAGAAGTAGGCCCGAGGGGCTCCTGGATACCCTCCGAGGGCTCCAGGGCTCCCGCCCCGGAGGCGCCGAGCTACCAGGGGCAGTCGACGACCTCGACGGTGCGCGTGATGGGGGTGGCGCTGTTGCCGCCCGTGTCGGTCAGCGAGTAGGTCACCGTATAGGTGCCCTCCGCCCAGCCATTCACCTCACCGGTGTGCCACACCTGGGCCGTGACGTTGCCGTAGCACGTGTCCTTTGCCTCCACGCCGGGGTCCACCCACTGGCTGCCGCACGTGTGCGTGGAGAAGGCCGGGCCCTTGAGCGTCAGTGTCGGGGCCGTCCGATCCTTCACCTGCACGGTCCGGGTGGCGTTGACGGAGCCCGAGCCATCCCAGGCCGCGTACGAGACGAAGTAGCTGCCCTCCGCGGCCGTGTTCGGGCCGGGGCCGGAGGCGTCCTTGCCCGTGTTGTAGGCCGTCACGGGCATCGGGAAGCCGCAGCCGTTGAACGCCTGGGCGCCCAGGTCCACATACGGACCCGAGCCGCACTCCACGAGCTGCGTCGAGGCGCCGTTGAGCTGCAGGGAGGGCTGCCCCGTGGTGCACAGCTCATCCTGCACGTCCGAGACGAGGCGCACCTTGATGCGGGAGTACATCGACTCCGAGCTGTACTGCTTGTAGGCCACCAGCTTCTGGGCCGGTCCCAGGGACGCGAACGCGGGGCGCTCCGTGCTCGGGGTGGTCGCCAGCGTCTGCTCCGCGCCGGGTGCCACCGTTCCATCGGGGAGCACGCGCGTGCTGACGAGCTGGGCCACCCCGTTGCGCATGGCGTGGAAGGTGACGCGGAAGCTCTGCGAGTCAGCGCTCACGACGGCCGGCGAGGTGGCGCCCTCGCCCACGGTGAAGGCCGTGTCGCTGAAGGGCTGTCCCTGCACCTGCGTCAGCCTCACCCGCCGGGCCTTCACGACGCCACCGGCCTCGCTCCACACCACGAGGAAGGTGGTGCCATCGTAGGCAATCGCCGGGTTCCAGCCTCCCGACTCGGTGACGGTGAAGGTCCGGATCACCAGGGGCGCGTCCGCGAAGAACCACCCCACGCTGATCTTCCCCTGCGGCCCCTCCGACCATGCGGCGAGGGAGTTGGTCCCGGAGCCCAAGGTCAGCTGCGCGTTGGATGCATTCGGAGTCACCTGGAAGTTCGAGTTGGGGAGGACCTGGCCCGAGGGCCTCACATAGGCCCCATAGAGTGACCAGCCCGAGGGAATCATCAGGGTCTCCCAGAGGACCAGATAGTAGCTGCCATTGAAGACCACCGTGGGGCGGACGGTGTCGTAGGAGCTGGGGATGGAGCTGATGTAGATGGGGCTGCTGTCGACCACCGCTCCATCCGTGGCCCTCACCCTCTTGGCCATGATGTCTTCGTTATGGTGGTAGTTGCTGGGAGACAGCTTGCCGTAGACCACCAGGAAGTGGGTTCCATCGAAGGCGACCGAGGGACCCGTCAAGCGCCCAAAGGTGGGGTGCGGCGTGTCGATGACGAGGGGGGCGGCATCCAGCATGGCCCCGTCGGACGCCCGCACCCGTGCGGCCACGAGCTGGAGGGTGCCACCGATGTGCTCCTTCCAGGCCACGAGGTAGACACCATTGCCGGCCGCGAGGACGGGCTCCACCTGGTCCATGCTGGCGAGCGGGTGGAAGAGCGGGATGCTGAGCTCAGGAGAGGTGGTGAGGGCGCTGGTCGAAGCGCCCGTGGCATCCGGCTCGACTGGAGCCGTGGGACCGCACGCCGAGAGGGTGCTCAACAGGGTGCATAACGCTACGGCGAGAGACAGCCGGGTGCTGTTCACGAGAGGTGTCATGGTCTTCATCGCTGTCATGAGGGTTCGCTCGCCCGACGCGAGCGAAGGGCATGCTGCCCATGAAGAGTATGAAGCACCGGTTTTTGAGAGTCATTGGCGTTGAAAGCCAGATTGACTCTCAGCTTTCGCTCTCATCTCCATACAGGCAAGGTGGTGTCCCACCCTGGCTCGGAATGACGCGGCGGGACGAGAGCATGCTCACGCCTGTGGCTGCGCGCAGGTGTGGAGATCCCTCAGAACCTTCTTGGCCTCGACGACCAGGGCCTGGCCCTTGGTGGTCTCGGGGATCTTCGCGATGAGCTTCATGTCAGGGGTGAGCCGGTAGACGCCCTTGGAGCGCTGCACCAGCATGGCCACCTTGGGCCCGTCCAGCAGCGCGTCCGCGCCCAGCGTCACCACCAGCCGGCCCGCGCCGGACTCCAGCGCGCGCAGCCGCAGGTCGCGCATGTCTATCTTCAGCAGCGTCAGCTCCGAGAGGTTGTCCACCTCGTCGGGCGCCTCGCCGTAGCGGTCCACCAGCTCGGCGCGCAGGTCCGTCACCTCGTCCGGGTGGCTGGCCTGGGCGAAGCGCTTGTAGAAGACGAGCCGCTGGTGCACGTCCGGCACGTAGTCGTCCGGGATGAGCGCCGCCAGGGGGAGGGTGAGCTCCGGCTCGATCTGCGTGCGCGGCTCCTGGCCCTGCAGCTCCGCCACGGCCTCCTCGAGCAGCTGCGCGTACATGTCGAAGCCGATCTCCGCGATGGCTCCGGACTGCTTCTCGCCCAGCAGGTTGCCGGCGCCGCGGATCTCCAGGTCATGACTGGCGATGGAGAAGCCCGCGCCCAGCTCGGTGAAGTTCTGGAGCACCTCCAGGCGCCGCTGCGCGTCCCGCGTGACCGCCCGCCGCGCGGGCACCAGCAGGTACGCGTACGCGCGCTCCCTGGAGCGGCCCACGCGCCCTCGCAGCTGGTAGAGCTGCGCCAGGCCGAAGGCGTCCGCCCGGTTGACGATCATCGTGTTGGCGCTGGAGATGTCGATGCCGCTCTCGATGATCGAGGTGCACAGGAGCACCTGGTACTTCTTCTCGGTGAACTCCAGCATCACCTTCTCGAGCTGGCCCTCGCCCATCTGTCCGTGCGCCACGCCGACGGTGACGTTGGGCACCAGCTCCCGGAGGAACTTCTCCATCGACGCGATGGACTGCACCCGGTTGTGGACGAAGAACACCTGCCCGCCGCGAGCCACCTCGCGCTCGATGGCCTCCTTGATGACGGGCGGGTCGAACTTCATCACGAAGGTGCGGATGGCGCGCCGGTCCTGCGGCGGCGTGGCGATGATGCTCATGTCCCGCACGCCGGACATGGACATGTGCAGCGTGCGGGGAATGGGCGTGGCCGTCAGCGTGAGCACGTCCACCTGCGTGCGCAGCCGCTTGATCTGCTCCTTCTGCTTCACGCCGAAGCGCTGCTCCTCGTCCACCACGAGCAGCCCCAGGTCCTTGAAGGCCACGTCCCCGGCCAGCAGCTTGTGCGTGCCGATGAGGATGTCGACCTTGCCCTCCTTGGCCCGCTTGAGGATCTCCCGCACCTCGGGAGGCTTCTTCATCCCGGAGATGACCTCCACCGTGACGGGGTAGTCCTTGAAGCGCTTCTTGAAGGACAGGAAGTGCTGCTGGGCCAGCACGGTGGTGGGCACCAGCACCGCCACCTGCTTGCGGTCCAGCGTGGCCTTGAAGGCGGCGCGCATGGCCACCTCCGTCTTGCCGTAGCCCACGTCGCCGCAGACCAGCCGATCCATCGGCTCGGGCTTCTGCATGTCCGCCAGCACGTCCTCGATGGCCTTGGCCTGGTCCGGCGTCTCCTCGAACTCGAAGTCCGCCTCGAACTGGGAGAAGTAGCGGTCCGGCGCGGAGAAGGCATGGCCCGGGTGCGCCTTGCGCGCGGCGGCGATCTGCAACAGCTCCGCCGCCATCTTGAGCAGCTGCTCCTTGACGCGCTTCTTCGTCTTCTCCCAGCCCGGCGTGCCCAGCTTGTCGAGCTGGACCTTCGTCGGGTCTCCGCCCGTGAACTTCTGGATGAGCCGCATGCGGCTCACGGGCAGGTAGATCTTGTCCCTCCCGGCGTACTCCAGCACCAGGAAGTCTCCCGGCACGCCTCGCACCACCTCCATCTTCGTCAGGCCCGCGTAGCGGCCGATGCCGAAGTCGCTGTGGACGATGAGGTCGCCTTCCTTCAGGTCGCCGAAGCCCGCGCCGAAGGCCTCCATCTTCTTGGAGCGGCGCACGCGGCGCCGGGCCCGGACGCCGAAGATCTCCTCGTCCGTGAGCAGCGCCAGCCCACCGGCGCCATCCACGAAGCCGTGGCTCACCTCGCCGGTGAAGAGGTGGGCGTGGACGGAGGGCTCGTACAGCTTGAGCACGTCCCCCAGCGGCTCCTCGTGGATGCGGACCATCACGTTGCGGTCCAGCAGCAGGCGCTTGAGCCGGTCCGCCTGGCTCAGCGTGCCGCAGGCGATGGCGCACGCCACGCGCATGTCCCGCCAGCGCTGCAGCCGCTCCACCAGCGGGGTGAGCGCTCCCTCCTCGCCGTGGTGCGCCAGGATGGCCTCGCGCAGGTCCTGCGTCGTGCCGAAGGAGAACACCACCGGAGGCTGCTGCTCTGTCGGGCTGAGCGCCAGACCGCCGCCCTCCAGCACCCGCGCGCTGGCGAGCTGTGCCTCGGCCTGCGCTCGCGTGAGGAAGTGCTCCGGCGGCGGGAAGGTGAGGTCCTGCCGCTCGTCCGCGGCCTGGAAGGAGCGCTCCAGCTCCGCCCACAAGTCACTGGCGGCGCGGTCCAGGCCCACCGGGTCATCGAAGTAGAAGAGCGGGTCCTTCGCCCACAGGCGCAGGTAGTCGAAGAGGGTCCCCAGCCCGCCCTCGAAGAAGCCGGGCAGCAGGCCCTCCAGGCCGAAGCCGGGCAGGCCCTCGCGCAGGGCGTCCAGCCGCTCGCGCAGCTTGATGGTGGGCAGGTTGATGCGGTCGGCCACGGCGCGGGCGGCGGCCTCGGCGCGCGGACGCGTCAGCTCGGTGAGCATCGCCTCGCGCGCGGGCACCAGGTACACCTGCTTGAGCGAGTCCACGGTGCGCTGGCTGTCCGGGTCGAAGACGCGGATGGACTCGATGGTGTCTCCGAAGAACTCGAGCCGGACGGGGCGCTCGTAGAGCGGGCTGAAGACATCCAGGATGCCGCCGCGCACGGAGAACGTCCCCGGGTCCTCCACCAACGGGCTGTTCTGGTAGCCCATGGAGGCGAGCTTGCGCGCCAGCGAGTCCCGGTCGAAGTCCTGGCCCACGGAGATGAGCGCCGACAGCTCCCGCATCATCGGCGGGGGCAGCACCTTGCGCAGCAGCGCCCGCATGGAGATGACCAGCGCCGGGAAGCGCGAGCCCTGGCTCAGGTGGAAGAGGGCTCCCAGCCGCTCGCTGATGGCGGTCGGCTCCGGGGACAGCTCGTCATAGGGCAGCACCTCGTCCGCGGGCAGGCGCAGCACCTGGGGCTCCAGCGCGGTGCCGCTGCCGCCCAGGAAGAAGGCCAGGTCGGAGGCCAGGGCGTCGGCTGCCTCCTCGTCCACCGCCACGCAGACGAGCGGCGCCTGGAGGCTGCGCGAGAGGCGGGCGAGCACATAGCCGCGCGCGGCTCCCTGGATGCCCTGGGTCCGCACGCGGCGTCCGGGCTGGAGGCGCTCCAGGACGTGCGCGAAGGGGTCTC
The window above is part of the Hyalangium gracile genome. Proteins encoded here:
- a CDS encoding helix-turn-helix domain-containing protein, whose protein sequence is MHLGATIRLLRVDAGLSLRDLARRIGVSSAYLSRVEHGLDAVPTPERLAAIARELDVPPTLLMDVAHRVNPFVASYLEQVPGAGTLFLDIARRRLSSSQLARVRDFLDEEFPARGASREESAPALAPLLTPERVILKLSCAAMEDARDMAIGRICGATPGVPAARLAEELARREAEASSAVGNGVAVPHAIIEGLTPMAALVTLGKPLRHDTPDGQPLRLLIVLVGGDRGRARLMRLAHVARLASHGLATRLQDAQHPREVLTHLEELEALR
- the mfd gene encoding transcription-repair coupling factor, whose protein sequence is MDTPFGQRLGVEALRGAPPMVGDPFAHVLERLQPGRRVRTQGIQGAARGYVLARLSRSLQAPLVCVAVDEEAADALASDLAFFLGGSGTALEPQVLRLPADEVLPYDELSPEPTAISERLGALFHLSQGSRFPALVISMRALLRKVLPPPMMRELSALISVGQDFDRDSLARKLASMGYQNSPLVEDPGTFSVRGGILDVFSPLYERPVRLEFFGDTIESIRVFDPDSQRTVDSLKQVYLVPAREAMLTELTRPRAEAAARAVADRINLPTIKLRERLDALREGLPGFGLEGLLPGFFEGGLGTLFDYLRLWAKDPLFYFDDPVGLDRAASDLWAELERSFQAADERQDLTFPPPEHFLTRAQAEAQLASARVLEGGGLALSPTEQQPPVVFSFGTTQDLREAILAHHGEEGALTPLVERLQRWRDMRVACAIACGTLSQADRLKRLLLDRNVMVRIHEEPLGDVLKLYEPSVHAHLFTGEVSHGFVDGAGGLALLTDEEIFGVRARRRVRRSKKMEAFGAGFGDLKEGDLIVHSDFGIGRYAGLTKMEVVRGVPGDFLVLEYAGRDKIYLPVSRMRLIQKFTGGDPTKVQLDKLGTPGWEKTKKRVKEQLLKMAAELLQIAAARKAHPGHAFSAPDRYFSQFEADFEFEETPDQAKAIEDVLADMQKPEPMDRLVCGDVGYGKTEVAMRAAFKATLDRKQVAVLVPTTVLAQQHFLSFKKRFKDYPVTVEVISGMKKPPEVREILKRAKEGKVDILIGTHKLLAGDVAFKDLGLLVVDEEQRFGVKQKEQIKRLRTQVDVLTLTATPIPRTLHMSMSGVRDMSIIATPPQDRRAIRTFVMKFDPPVIKEAIEREVARGGQVFFVHNRVQSIASMEKFLRELVPNVTVGVAHGQMGEGQLEKVMLEFTEKKYQVLLCTSIIESGIDISSANTMIVNRADAFGLAQLYQLRGRVGRSRERAYAYLLVPARRAVTRDAQRRLEVLQNFTELGAGFSIASHDLEIRGAGNLLGEKQSGAIAEIGFDMYAQLLEEAVAELQGQEPRTQIEPELTLPLAALIPDDYVPDVHQRLVFYKRFAQASHPDEVTDLRAELVDRYGEAPDEVDNLSELTLLKIDMRDLRLRALESGAGRLVVTLGADALLDGPKVAMLVQRSKGVYRLTPDMKLIAKIPETTKGQALVVEAKKVLRDLHTCAQPQA
- a CDS encoding peptidyl-prolyl cis-trans isomerase; the protein is MRLSHLLSVSTVSLLLLAGCDKGGQGSTSAASGSGSSAAAKGTPVVTFEGGAVTLEQLQGYISQMNPAARTRIESLEQRREYAQGLARFELFVTEARRRGLENDPEVREAMKRAMVQRLLFKEFDEKAPPISQEELAAYYESHKAEFVQPARARYSHLLVPAPKDGPERAAKKKLAQALHQKASKLQPLDFDAFDALIVEASGNPAAKPAEADTHLVTPDELKARLGAPVATAASQLKQPGELAPVVESELGFHLLKLTDLRPEKNQTLDAVSTVLRSRMARERRDARVAKFTEELQERANFKTDEAALQKLQVDLQAPQAASSGPVPGFLPSPAPSR
- a CDS encoding DUF5011 domain-containing protein; this translates as MSTLSACGPTAPVEPDATGASTSALTTSPELSIPLFHPLASMDQVEPVLAAGNGVYLVAWKEHIGGTLQLVAARVRASDGAMLDAAPLVIDTPHPTFGRLTGPSVAFDGTHFLVVYGKLSPSNYHHNEDIMAKRVRATDGAVVDSSPIYISSIPSSYDTVRPTVVFNGSYYLVLWETLMIPSGWSLYGAYVRPSGQVLPNSNFQVTPNASNAQLTLGSGTNSLAAWSEGPQGKISVGWFFADAPLVIRTFTVTESGGWNPAIAYDGTTFLVVWSEAGGVVKARRVRLTQVQGQPFSDTAFTVGEGATSPAVVSADSQSFRVTFHAMRNGVAQLVSTRVLPDGTVAPGAEQTLATTPSTERPAFASLGPAQKLVAYKQYSSESMYSRIKVRLVSDVQDELCTTGQPSLQLNGASTQLVECGSGPYVDLGAQAFNGCGFPMPVTAYNTGKDASGPGPNTAAEGSYFVSYAAWDGSGSVNATRTVQVKDRTAPTLTLKGPAFSTHTCGSQWVDPGVEAKDTCYGNVTAQVWHTGEVNGWAEGTYTVTYSLTDTGGNSATPITRTVEVVDCPW
- a CDS encoding DUF6896 domain-containing protein, with product MAEGRSAAGCLVLLRQFVSLQAELVKAWLRFHPEGLDPWASRRLPRHGEIFVRGESWSFHRHGVGVDFQGQDSRRMVDVHRGVGTPELFDSWRLMLYLESLNVGFVRVGARDFPTDDERSVEQWLVELEKLGLVERDRSSEKLWRLAPTN
- a CDS encoding cation:proton antiporter domain-containing protein, translated to MHSFAQSPLTLLIVQLIVIIGVSRLIGKGARWLGQPLVIAEVVAGILLGPSLLGWLAPQAMETLFPQSSMGILKMLSQVGLILFMFLIGLELDPKLLKGRGHASVAISHTSIVVPFALGAGAAALWLYRILAEPGVSFTSFVLFMGVAMSITAFPVLARILTERRLLQSRVGAIAITCAAVDDVTGWCLLAFVVSIVRASDVTHAAWTTLFTMLYIAFMLFAVRPFLARLGARVASREGLTQNVVAATLVLLLASSWATEFIGIHALFGAFMLGAIIPKEGGLAESLAEKLEDVAVVLLLPVFFAYSGLRTQVGLLNSADSWLICGAIILLACLGKFGGSAVAARLTGMRWREAGAVGVLMNTRGLMELIVLNIGLDLGVISPKLFTMMVVMALVTTFLTTPLLRWIYPAEQMARDRLVPAAGAPVAAVPSFSLMMCVSHGNTGPGMVTLANALMGVERDTSHLYALHLIPSSERASFHLRHEAQPPSESALAPLMERAGKLSLPVRPLSFVSTDPGTDICRTAEAKQASLILLGWHKPLLSQTVLGGTVHEVMQEARTDVAVLVDRGLSSVRRVLVPFMGGSHDRAALALARRLLKHADAEVTVLHVTSPDHKKRASAQVEELFPEAGRQVSFKVVQHETPEEAALEEAARGYDLIVVGAGQEWGLEDRRWGLHRERIIQESPVSLLVVRRPAPIVEQVPVTEEEGLRTTDGTVA